A genomic window from Silene latifolia isolate original U9 population chromosome 11, ASM4854445v1, whole genome shotgun sequence includes:
- the LOC141613301 gene encoding benzyl alcohol O-benzoyltransferase-like, translated as MANVFNNQTSLIFKVTRQPPELITPAEPTPNEMKELSDIDDQEGLRIHVPGIQFYRSVPSMLGMDPAKVIKEAVSRALVLFYPLAGRLREKDGKKLVVEYTGEGVLFTEADADVRLDEFSEEQLYPPVPCMEELLHNYPGSDAILNSPLVLLQVTRLKCGGFILAHRTIHVMADGTGLTQFLSAVGELARGAQSVSVNPIWKRELVRARNPPQVTCVHREYEQIPDIPLGDDLVYKRFFFGPAEINALRSFLPVHLKSSSTFELLTAVIWRSRTIALQLHPNDEVRARIFVNARHKYKYPPIPAGYYGNVIATPHAISTSKKLVTNDVTYALELIKAVKNNVNEEYMRSLADYLVVNDRPCYTRAHTFSVSDVSRLNFDLLDFGWGSPVQGGPARDWLGGPTPGYGSFYLASKNNKGERGILVPMYLPPLAMQVFVEEINGYLNNDVSKRLISSRRSNSIKRLCCFV; from the exons ATGGCAAATGTTTTTAACAATCAAACATCCCTAATATTTAAGGTGACCAGGCAACCGCCGGAGTTGATAACTCCAGCTGAGCCTACCCCAAATGAGATGAAGGAGTTATCAGACATCGACGACCAAGAAGGGTTACGGATCCACGTACCAGGGATCCAATTCTATAGGTCAGTCCCGAGTATGCTTGGGATGGACCCTGCAAAGGTGATAAAAGAGGCCGTGAGTAGAGCATTGGTGCTGTTTTACCCATTGGCAGGGCGGCTAAGGGAAAAGGACGGGAAGAAGTTAGTGGTGGAGTATACAGGGGAAGGAGTCTTGTTTACCGAGGCTGACGCCGATGTTAGGCTTGACGAATTTAGTGAGGAACAACTTTACCCACCCGTACCTTGTATGGAGGAGCTTCTTCATAATTATCCTGGGTCCGATGCCATTCTGAACTCCCCTTTGGTTCTCCTACAG GTAACGAGACTCAAGTGTGGGGGTTTCATATTGGCACATAGAACAATCCACGTAATGGCGGATGGCACGGGCCTAACACAATTTCTAAGTGCTGTAGGAGAGTTAGCCCGTGGAGCTCAATCTGTATCGGTTAATCCTATATGGAAACGCGAACTTGTCCGTGCTCGGAATCCCCCTCAGGTTACTTGTGTGCACCGGGAGTATGAACAAATCCCTGATATCCCACTCGGTGATGACTTGGTTTATAAGCGCTTCTTCTTTG GTCCAGCTGAGATAAATGCCCTACGAAGCTTCCTTCCAGTACACCTAAAATCGTCGTCAACATTCGAACTCCTCACTGCTGTTATATGGCGGAGCCGCACCATTGCGTTGCAACTCCACCCAAATGACGAGGTTCGTGCTCGAATCTTTGTCAATGCTCGCCACAAATATAAGTACCCTCCAATCCCGGCAGGATACTACGGAAATGTCATTGCCACTCCGCACGCCATCTCCACTTCCAAGAAACTCGTCACTAATGATGTCACGTACGCATTGGAACTCATCAAAGCCGTAAAAAATAATGTTAATGAGGAGTATATGAGGTCTTTGGCTGACTATTTGGTTGTCAACGATAGGCCGTGTTACACTCGGGCCCACACATTCTCTGTGTCGGATGTCAGTCGGCTTAATTTTGACCTCCTAGATTTCGGTTGGGGCTCCCCTGTTCAAGGAGGACCGGCGAGAGATTGGCTAGGCGGGCCCACGCCAGGGTATGGGAGTTTCTACTTGGCTTCTAAAAATAATAAGGGCGAGAGAGGAATTTTGGTACCAATGTACTTGCCTCCTTTGGCAATGCAGGTGTTTGTGGAGGAGATTAATGGATATTTGAATAATGACGTTTCGAAACGCTTGATTTCCAGTCGGAGATCCAACTCTATAAAAAGgttgtgttgttttgtttga